A stretch of Spirosoma oryzicola DNA encodes these proteins:
- a CDS encoding esterase family protein: MQQDYRKWYSHHLGRDIDMLVYGNWGYPVVLFPTSMGHYYEYKDFGLVETARWFVETGKVKLFCIDSIDRDSWYAKHLHPGARIWNHVLYDRFLHEELVPGIQRECNVQKIGVSGASFGGYHALNFAFRHPEQVGHLLTMGAAFDIRSFLGGYYDQNVYFNNPPDFLPNAQNNEFHHMNIVLGTSEYDFCRDANYQMSGILSRKGIRHQLDVSPWGNHDWPVWKDQFPRYLSQI, translated from the coding sequence GTGCAGCAAGATTATCGAAAATGGTACTCACACCACCTCGGCCGCGATATTGACATGCTGGTTTACGGCAATTGGGGTTATCCGGTAGTGCTGTTTCCGACCTCAATGGGGCATTACTACGAATACAAAGATTTTGGCCTGGTCGAAACGGCCCGTTGGTTCGTCGAGACGGGTAAGGTTAAGTTGTTTTGTATCGACAGCATTGATCGGGACAGTTGGTACGCCAAGCACCTCCACCCTGGCGCACGCATCTGGAACCACGTTCTGTACGATCGTTTTCTGCACGAAGAACTGGTTCCGGGTATTCAGCGGGAGTGTAACGTCCAGAAAATAGGTGTGTCGGGGGCTTCGTTCGGCGGCTATCACGCCTTAAATTTTGCGTTTCGGCACCCTGAGCAAGTAGGCCACTTGCTGACGATGGGAGCCGCCTTCGACATCCGGTCATTCCTCGGCGGTTATTACGACCAAAACGTTTACTTTAATAATCCGCCCGATTTCCTGCCCAACGCGCAGAACAACGAATTTCACCACATGAACATCGTACTGGGCACATCGGAATACGATTTCTGCCGGGACGCGAACTACCAGATGTCCGGTATACTAAGCCGGAAAGGAATTCGGCATCAGCTGGACGTGTCGCCCTGGGGCAATCACGACTGGCCCGTCTGGAAAGACCAGTTTCCGCGCTACCTGAGCCAGATTTAA
- a CDS encoding carboxylate-amine ligase: MPVFTLGIEEEFQTIDPATGELRSHMSKIVDGGQIVLQERVKAEMHQAVVEVGTNICNDIHDARHEVSYLRKMIIELADKQNLKIAAAGTHPFSDWQDQLITPNERYDRLIDELRDVARSNLIFGLHVHVGIENRNEGVQIMNAVRYFLPHVYAISTNSPFWRGRNTGFKSYRSKVFDKFPRTGIPDYFASAAEYDEYINLLVKTNCIDNGKKIWWDIRLHPFFNTIEFRICDVPMRVDETICLAAIMQALVAKIYKLHKQNLNFRPYRRILINENKWRAARYGIEGKLIDFGKQEEVPTHQLIHELLNFIDDVVDDLGSRAECEYVLKILEMGTGADRQLAVFQQHNDLKRVVDYIVEETSFGIS, encoded by the coding sequence ATGCCCGTATTCACACTCGGAATAGAAGAAGAATTTCAAACCATAGATCCAGCAACCGGCGAGTTACGCTCGCACATGTCTAAAATCGTTGACGGCGGTCAAATTGTCCTTCAGGAGCGCGTAAAAGCCGAAATGCACCAGGCGGTAGTGGAAGTAGGCACCAACATTTGCAACGACATTCATGATGCGCGCCACGAAGTAAGCTACCTCCGCAAGATGATTATCGAACTGGCGGACAAGCAAAACCTAAAAATCGCGGCTGCCGGGACGCACCCGTTTTCGGACTGGCAGGACCAGCTGATTACCCCCAACGAACGCTACGACCGGCTCATCGATGAGTTGCGCGATGTGGCCCGCTCCAACCTGATATTTGGCCTGCACGTGCACGTGGGTATCGAAAATCGGAACGAAGGGGTTCAGATCATGAATGCGGTGCGGTATTTTCTGCCCCACGTGTACGCCATTTCGACCAACTCACCGTTCTGGCGGGGTCGCAATACGGGGTTTAAGTCGTACCGGTCTAAAGTGTTCGACAAGTTTCCCCGAACGGGTATCCCTGATTATTTTGCCTCGGCGGCTGAATACGATGAGTACATCAACCTGCTCGTCAAAACCAACTGCATCGACAACGGCAAAAAAATCTGGTGGGACATCCGGCTGCATCCGTTTTTCAACACCATTGAGTTTCGCATCTGCGACGTACCCATGCGCGTTGACGAAACGATTTGCCTGGCCGCCATTATGCAGGCGCTGGTGGCAAAAATTTATAAACTGCACAAACAGAATTTAAATTTTCGCCCGTACCGCCGAATCCTGATCAACGAAAACAAATGGCGGGCCGCTCGCTACGGCATTGAAGGAAAGCTCATTGATTTTGGCAAACAGGAAGAAGTTCCTACGCACCAGTTGATTCACGAACTGCTCAATTTTATCGACGATGTCGTGGATGATCTGGGTAGTCGAGCCGAATGCGAGTACGTGCTCAAGATACTGGAAATGGGAACGGGGGCCGACCGGCAACTGGCCGTTTTTCAGCAACATAACGACCTCAAGCGCGTAGTCGATTACATCGTTGAGGAAACTTCTTTCGGCATTAGCTAG
- a CDS encoding ATP-grasp domain-containing protein, translating to MSDKVKIGILFGQENTFPQAFVDRVNEKQRTFPAEFVSIEQVEQSVPTDYAVIIDRISQDVPFYKAFLKNAALTGTAVINNPFWWSADEKFFNNALAVQLGVPVPKTILLPSKERPDDTNHNSFRNLQHMNWEAIFNHIGFPAFMKPHAGGGWKSVYKVDNPEQMFRAYDETGQLVMLYQEAIDFTDYFRCYCIGGKDVRIMPYEPRNPHHLRYASEMKTTGDAGKKLLNTMTDYVLKLNHGLGYDFNTVEFAVRDGIPIAIDFCNPAPDADIHSVGQENFEWVVEAAATMAIERAKTLQKGKDNLTWGTFVRGSVAGEPLLSPKPPKAATVTKSDTVTKEAKSAKPDVDEKKPAKGKKPKA from the coding sequence ATGAGCGACAAAGTTAAGATTGGCATTCTGTTCGGCCAGGAAAACACCTTCCCACAAGCCTTTGTTGACCGGGTCAACGAAAAACAACGTACGTTCCCGGCTGAATTCGTTTCGATCGAACAGGTCGAACAAAGTGTTCCGACCGACTATGCCGTCATTATTGACCGGATCTCACAGGATGTCCCTTTTTACAAAGCGTTTCTTAAGAATGCAGCCTTAACCGGCACGGCTGTCATCAATAACCCATTCTGGTGGAGTGCCGACGAAAAGTTTTTCAACAATGCACTCGCCGTGCAGCTGGGAGTACCCGTTCCCAAAACAATTCTGCTTCCTTCCAAAGAACGGCCCGACGATACGAATCATAACTCGTTCCGTAACCTGCAACACATGAACTGGGAAGCCATTTTTAATCACATTGGTTTTCCCGCTTTCATGAAACCCCACGCCGGTGGTGGCTGGAAAAGCGTTTACAAGGTAGACAACCCCGAGCAGATGTTTAGGGCGTACGACGAAACGGGGCAGTTGGTTATGCTCTACCAGGAAGCCATTGACTTCACAGACTACTTCCGGTGCTACTGCATCGGCGGCAAAGACGTGCGGATCATGCCCTACGAACCTCGGAATCCACATCACCTGCGGTACGCTTCGGAGATGAAAACGACGGGTGACGCCGGTAAGAAACTGCTCAACACGATGACCGACTACGTACTTAAACTGAATCACGGTCTCGGATACGATTTCAATACGGTCGAATTTGCGGTACGTGACGGCATCCCCATTGCCATTGACTTCTGCAACCCCGCCCCTGATGCCGACATTCATTCGGTCGGGCAGGAAAACTTCGAATGGGTGGTAGAAGCCGCAGCGACGATGGCTATCGAACGAGCCAAGACCTTACAGAAAGGCAAGGACAACCTGACGTGGGGCACGTTTGTGCGCGGTTCGGTAGCCGGCGAACCCCTTCTTTCGCCTAAACCGCCTAAAGCGGCTACGGTCACCAAATCCGACACGGTTACGAAAGAAGCAAAATCGGCAAAACCGGATGTAGACGAGAAAAAACCGGCCAAAGGCAAAAAGCCGAAGGCTTAA
- a CDS encoding type 1 glutamine amidotransferase has product MSLVKIAVLDMNNNHANEGMRCILQLIRSVQGNDHAELAFNVFNVRANNEIPGLDYDVYISSGGPGSPLASEESWEEPYFALIDQLFNWNRQNDRKKFVFLICHSFQLTIRHLELGLLSKRKSTSFGIFPVHKTDGGCSDDLFQGLADPFYAVDSRDYQITEPNLERINELGASILCLEKIRPHVPLDRAVMAMRFSPEIIGTQFHPEADNEGMLRYFLTDEKRNQIVTNFGQEKYDEMVAYLQDPDKIALTESVILPGFLRQAIATFASSDQFIEQN; this is encoded by the coding sequence ATGAGCTTAGTAAAAATTGCCGTTCTGGACATGAATAACAACCACGCCAACGAAGGCATGCGTTGTATTTTACAGCTGATTCGAAGCGTCCAGGGCAACGATCACGCCGAATTGGCTTTCAATGTATTCAATGTTCGGGCCAACAACGAAATTCCGGGTCTTGACTACGATGTTTATATTTCGTCGGGTGGTCCTGGTAGTCCGCTGGCGTCGGAAGAATCCTGGGAAGAACCTTATTTTGCGTTGATTGATCAGCTTTTTAACTGGAATCGTCAGAACGACCGCAAGAAGTTTGTCTTTCTGATCTGCCACTCCTTTCAGCTGACGATCCGGCATCTGGAGCTGGGTCTCCTCAGCAAGCGCAAATCAACTTCGTTCGGCATTTTTCCGGTTCACAAGACCGATGGCGGCTGTTCGGACGACTTGTTTCAGGGATTGGCCGATCCGTTCTACGCCGTAGACTCGCGGGACTACCAGATTACGGAGCCCAACCTGGAGCGGATTAATGAACTGGGAGCTTCTATCCTGTGTCTGGAAAAAATTCGTCCCCACGTACCGCTCGACCGGGCTGTTATGGCCATGCGCTTTTCGCCCGAAATCATCGGTACGCAGTTCCACCCCGAAGCCGACAACGAAGGGATGCTGCGGTATTTCCTGACCGACGAAAAACGCAATCAGATCGTTACCAACTTCGGCCAGGAAAAGTACGACGAGATGGTTGCTTACTTGCAGGACCCCGACAAGATCGCGTTGACCGAATCGGTTATTTTACCCGGCTTTTTGCGGCAGGCTATTGCTACGTTCGCTTCTTCCGATCAATTTATCGAACAGAATTAA
- a CDS encoding alpha/beta hydrolase family protein, translating to MKKGLLVSFLCAFSFLFNACTPPESQPKPVLISASQIVFYNNTTLKGVTTTNSSLTYQPADYEVSVNRITYQTTLSDGTTITASGIVYLPNQLYSPNKQYPLLSFQHPTAFSNAEVPSGFNFGTVSFSYPLYFATHGYIVACPDYIGYGTADHVPHDYEHRQTLAQATVDMMLATKDFLAKKNVQWSNQLFLAGYSEGGFATLSAQQLLEEKYKSDLPLSGASCGAGPYAMSAFFKHITQNSTVGGVANYIYAWETLSYNRIYGLNKPVSYYFKEPYASQIAQSLDNARSILASFDQICTDQFRAEVNNPSSPFARALADNDLTDWHTTTATRLIHSQQDEIIPFLTSQQTYSDMRKLGSSNLSLVALPQGAHVPTEVLFMRQSLDWFEQIKK from the coding sequence ATGAAAAAAGGTTTACTAGTTTCTTTTTTGTGTGCTTTTTCGTTTCTCTTCAACGCCTGTACCCCTCCCGAAAGCCAGCCTAAACCCGTATTAATCAGCGCCAGTCAGATTGTTTTTTACAACAACACGACCCTCAAGGGCGTTACCACAACCAACAGTTCGCTAACCTATCAACCCGCCGATTATGAGGTTAGTGTAAACCGAATTACGTACCAGACTACGCTTAGCGACGGGACAACCATCACGGCTTCGGGGATTGTTTATCTGCCAAATCAGCTGTATTCACCGAACAAACAGTATCCGCTGCTCAGCTTTCAGCACCCTACGGCTTTCTCGAATGCCGAAGTGCCGTCGGGTTTTAATTTCGGTACCGTCAGTTTTTCGTATCCCCTTTATTTCGCAACGCACGGCTACATCGTGGCCTGTCCGGATTACATTGGCTACGGCACCGCTGATCACGTACCCCACGATTACGAACACCGCCAGACGCTGGCCCAGGCAACGGTGGATATGATGCTGGCCACAAAGGACTTCCTGGCCAAGAAAAATGTGCAGTGGAGCAACCAGCTGTTTCTGGCGGGTTATTCGGAAGGTGGTTTTGCCACCCTGTCGGCTCAACAGTTGCTGGAAGAAAAATACAAGTCAGACCTTCCGTTGAGCGGAGCCAGCTGCGGAGCGGGTCCATACGCCATGTCGGCGTTCTTTAAGCACATAACCCAGAATTCGACGGTAGGTGGCGTTGCCAACTACATTTATGCCTGGGAAACACTCAGCTACAACCGCATTTATGGGCTGAACAAGCCAGTTTCTTATTACTTCAAGGAGCCGTATGCCAGCCAGATTGCGCAATCGCTCGACAATGCCCGGTCGATCCTAGCGAGTTTCGATCAGATTTGTACGGATCAGTTTCGGGCTGAGGTCAACAATCCGTCGTCCCCATTCGCGCGGGCCCTGGCCGACAACGATCTAACCGACTGGCACACCACGACGGCTACCCGGCTTATCCATAGCCAGCAGGATGAAATCATTCCTTTTCTGACCTCCCAGCAAACGTACAGCGACATGCGCAAGCTCGGTTCGTCAAACTTGAGTCTGGTGGCGCTTCCCCAGGGAGCACACGTTCCGACTGAGGTGCTGTTTATGCGTCAGTCGCTGGACTGGTTCGAACAGATTAAAAAGTAA